One Aspergillus oryzae RIB40 DNA, chromosome 2 genomic window carries:
- a CDS encoding cytochrome P450 (cytochrome P450), with protein MDGDSCPSCCSTCTSLNVFLCPHIPILTLGLLLVYYVTGYLKRWHLRDIPGPFIAGFSRIWLIVQVRQGYRSLVVHDLHRRYGKIVRLAPNHISIADESAIQAIYGHGNGFLETDFYNAFLNVDWSIFTTRSRAEHTRKRKIVSHAFSARSLAQVEQHAHNNMEHLVRQWRKMIDSEEGLDDPYAVIDARVWCNYLTFDIIGDLAFGAPFGMLERENATVSMRKAPENPEVTLDAVEVLNHRGDVSAAFGICPDLIPYAKWLPDPFFRQGAEAIANLAGVAGAAVDRRLKMDTSMTEKRGDLLALLIDAEDQAGAKLGHRELTGEAVTLIAAGSDTSSSTLCALLYWVSSTPRVLWKLQNVLDEVIPVDIEVPYLAMVKKITYLQWVIWEALRIHSTFGQGLPREVPPERGPVEICGHTFYPGDVLSVPGYTMHHSADIWGIDVEDFVPERWDPRRLTQRQKDSFIPFSEGPRACIGRNLAEMELFVGCATLFRLFEFRVEGQGPLKVRERWLRKPVSLQVGIRRRYLDARSS; from the exons ATGGACGGCGACTC TTGCCCCTCATGTTGCTCGACCTGTACCTCGTTAAATGTTTTTTTGTGCCCTCATATTCCTATCCTTACCCTCGGTCTGCTGCTGGTGTACTACGTCACGGGATATCTTAAGCGGTGGCATCTCCGTGATATTCCAGGACCTTTTATCGCTGGCTTCAGCAGGATCTGGCTTATTGTACAGGTCCGTCAGGGGTATCGCTCCCTGGTCGTTCACGATTTACACAGACGGTACGGCAAGATAGTCCGCCTGGCTCCGAACCATATCTCTATTGCAGACGAGTCAGCCATTCAAGCCATATATGGACATGGCAATGGATTCCTCGAGAC CGACTTTTACAATGCATTTCTTAACGTTGATTGGAGCATCTTCACAACGCGTAGTCGTGCCGAACACACTCGCAAGCGCAAGATCGTTTCTCACGCGTTCAGCGCGAGGTCTTTAGCTCAGGTCGAACAGCACGCGCACAACAATATGGAGCATCTGGTCAGACAGTGGCGGAAGATGATTGATTCAGAAGAAGGCCTAGATGATCCGTATGCAGTGATTGATGCACGTGTTTGGTGCAATTATTTAAcctttgatatcatcggtGATTTGGCATTTGGTGCACCGTTTGGAatgttggagagggagaatgCTACCGTGTCTATGCGGAAAGCGCCAGAGAATCCAGAAGTCACCCTGGATGCTGTGGAAGTTCTTAATCATCGTGGTGATGTCTCTGCTGCTTTTGGGATTTGCCCGGATCTTATTCCCTACGCCAAGTGGTTGCCTGATCCCTTCTTCCGCCAAGGCGCGGAGGCTATCGCCAATCTGGCTGGTGTAGCCGGAGCGGCAGTCGATAGGCGTCTAAAGATGGATACGTCAATGACGGAGAAACGTGGGGATCTTCTCGCGCTTTTGATCGACGCGGAAGACCAAGCTGGTGCAAAACTGGGTCATCGTGAGCTCACTGGCGAGGCAGTGACCCTGATAGCAGCTGGATCCGATACCAGTTCCAGCACGTTATGTGCTCTGTTGTATTGGGTCTCATCCACCCCACGCGTATTGTGGAAGCTACAGAACGTTTTGGATGAAGTTATTCCTGTTGACATCGAGGTTCCATATCTGGCAATGGTGAAGAAAATCACTTA TCTCCAATGGGTTATCTGGGAGGCGCTGCGCATCCACAGCACCTTTGGCCAAGGCCTTCCACGCGAGGTTCCTCCCGAGAGAGGACCCGTCGAGATATGCGGCCATACTTTCTATCCGGGTGACGTTCTCTCTGTCCCGGGATACACTATGCACCACTCAGCGGATATTTGGGGTATTGATGTGGAAGACTTCGTTCCAGAACGTTGGGACCCACGTCGCCTCACCCAGAGACAGAAGGACTCGTTCATTCCTTTCAGTGAAGGTCCTCGAGCTTGCATTGGTCGCAACCTGGCTGAGATGGAATTGTTTGTCGGTTGCGCAACATTATTCCGTTTGTTTGAATTTCGCGTGGAGGGACAAGGGCCATTGAAAGTTCGGGAAAGATGGCTCCGTAAGCCTGTCAGTTTGCAGGTTGGCATAAGGCGCAGGTACCTTGACGCACGCTCAAGTTAA
- a CDS encoding glycoside hydrolase family 72 protein (predicted protein), giving the protein MKLSIVLLGTVLGTALADVPTIVAKGSKFFYSNNGTQFFIRGIAYQQEHTGAGDMKYTDPLADPAACERDVPYFTKLRTNVIRTYAVDPSKNHDECMKKLADAGIYLISDLSSPTESIERENPKWDLDLYKRYTDVIDAFAKYDNVIGFFSGNEVANAKNNTAAIAFVRAAVRDMKAYIKQKKYRDSLAIGYSTDDDQWMRADVANYLVCGDKDSQIDMFGYNIYEWCGKSSFKESGYEERTKEFSNYPVPAFFSEYGCNNPRPRPFNDVPVLYSDQMNDVWSGGIVYMYFQEDNDYGLVTLDKSKISTLSDFNSLSSQIQKATATGVKSADYRPTASARTCPKVGDDWQANAKDLPPTPNADLCKCMEEGLTCVVKDSVSEQEYGKLFGMICGNEGVCDGLARDAIKGNFGAYGMCSARQQLSFVLNQYYQQQSKENQASACDFKGAASTKKASKPTGTCSSLLGQAGSAGTGTVSSKPTGSGSGGSSSSTSDSAAGLMIAPRSVQAGAWQIGAYLVTAMVTGAGMIVL; this is encoded by the exons ATGAAGCTGTCCATTGTCTTGCTGGGCACTGTGTTGGGGACAGCCTTGGCTGATGTGCCAACTATTGTCGCGAAG GGATCCAAGTTTTTCTACAGCAACAATGGCACTCAGTT CTTCATTCGCGGCATTGCTTACCAGC AGGAACACACGGGCGCAGGCGACATGAAATACACCGACCCCCTTGCGGATCCAGCGGCTTGCGAGCGCGACGTCCCTTACTTCACCAAGCTGCGCACCAATGTAATTCGGACGTATGCCGTTGACCCATCGAAGAACCACGATGAGTGTATGAAGAAACTCGCTGATGCTGGCATCTACCTCATCTCTGATCTTTCCTCTCCGACCGAATCCATCGAGCGGGAAAACCCCAAATGGGATCTTGATCTCTACAAACGGTATACAGATGTGATTGACGCGTTCGCAAAGTATGATAACGTTATTGGATTTTTCTCCGGAAATGAGGTTGCCAATGCCAAGAATAATACTGCGGCAATCGCCTTCGTCAGGGCAGCAGTCCGGGATATGAAGGCCTAtatcaagcagaagaagtACCGCGACTCATTGGCGATCGGATACTCTACCGATGACGATCAGTGGATGCGTGCCGATGTTGCAAACTACTTGGTCTGTGGAGACAAGGACAGCCAGATTGATATGTTCGGGTATAATATCTATGAATGGTGTGGGAAGTCTTCCTTCAAGGAGTCTGGCTACGAGGAACGTACCAAGGAATTCTCCAATTACCCCGTTCccgccttcttctcggaaTATGGATGCAATAATCCTCGACCTCGGCCATTTAATGATGTACCAGTGCTCTATAGCGACCAAATGAATGATGTCTGGAGCGGCGGCATCGTGTACATGTACTTCCAGGAGGACAACGACTATGGTCTGGTCACCCTGGATAAATCGAAAATCAGTACCTTGTCGGACTTCAACAGCTTGTCGTCTCAAATTCAAAAGGCGACCGCAACGGGCGTGAAAAGTGCCGACTATCGCCCTACTGCCAGTGCTCGGACTTGCCCCAAGGTGGGTGACGATTGGCAGGCCAACGCCAAAGACCTTCCACCAACCCCTAATGCAGATCTCTGCAAGTGTATGGAAGAAGGCCTCACTTGTGTGGTCAAGGACTCGGTGTCGGAACAGGAGTATGGAAAACTTTTTGGGATGATCTGCGGCAACGAGGGCGTCTGTGATGGACTCGCCCGTGATGCGATCAAGGGGAACTTCGGTGCATATGGCATGTGCAGCGCCCGACAGCAGCTCTCATTTGTTCTGAACCAATATTATCAACAACAGAGCAAGGAAAACCAGGCTTCGGCGTGCGACTTCAAGGGAGCTGCCTCCACCAAAAAGGCGAGCAAGCCCACGGGTACCTGCTCGTCGCTGCTGGGACAAGCTGGTTCTGCTGGTACTGGCACGGTCTCGTCCAAGCCAACCGGTAGTGGCAGTGGCGGTAGCAGCTCCTCCACATCAGACTCTGCTGCCGGCCTCATGATAGCACCACGATCAGTTCAGGCTGGTGCTTGGCAGATCGGGGCTTACCTGGTGACGGCGATGGTGACTGGTGCTGGCATGATCGTGCTGTGA
- a CDS encoding uncharacterized protein (flavonol reductase/cinnamoyl-CoA reductase), producing the protein MIPQMKKQHVLLTGANGFAASHILSNLLERGYAVTATVRSQEKAAAIIRSHPSWEGRVKFVIVPDFTKSQPFDEVFKSAEVPFAFVIHTASPVTLQAEDMQKLVIETAVLSVTKILGSAHRHGGMDLKRFVLLGSAVIVLNSFEDPARPGPPYTEEEWNPVRIWHRQFPAALECGDGVLGYMVSKVQAERAAWEFMKMNSPAFELTLMNPHIITGPMIHPISGMSSINATNYFVIAKFIDSVHKDELKDMRFPFYHFVDVRDVARSHVDALTNPAAAGRRVYLISELTTPQLVLNIIRKHFPSLRERVPEGNPAQTLPDGVHPTGWDTRISQDILAKGAVDGQWGYISLEKSVLDTVQFMIDNNLI; encoded by the exons ATGATACCTCAAATGAAGAAGCAGCACGTTCTTCTGACAGGCGCGAATGGCTTTGCGGCATCTCATATTTTGTCTAATTTACTTGAG CGTGGATATGCCGTCACTGCAACTGTCCGGTCACAGGAGAAAGCAGCAGCCATTATCAGATCACACCCATCTTGGGAGGGTAGAGTAAAGTTTGTAATAGTTCCTGACTTTACCAAAAGCCAGCCATTCGATGAAGTATTTAAGAGTGCGGAAGTACCTTTCGCCTTCGTGATTCACACAGCGTCACCGGTCACGCTCCAAGCGGAGGACATGCAGAAGCTTGTAATTGAGACTGCTGTA TTAAGTGTCACTAAGATCCTCGGAAGTGCTCACCGACATGGTGGAATGGACCTGAAGCGGTTCGTCCTTCTGGGTAGTGCTGTTATAGTCTTGAATTCATTTGAGGATCCCGCGCGACCAGGACCTCCATACACAGAAGAGGAGTGGAACCCTGTGAGGATATGGCATCGACAATTTCCGGCA GCACTTGAGTGTGGCGATGGCGTCTTAGGATATATGGTCTCTAAGGTGCAGGCGGAAAGAGCAGCTTGGGAGTTTATGAAAATGAACTCCCCTGCGTTTGAGCTCACATTGATGAACCCACACATCATCACAGGACCAATGATTCATCCGATCTCGGGGATGAGCTCTATCAATGCAACGAACTATTTTGTGATTGCGAAGTTTATCGACAGCGTCCACAAAGATGAGCTCAAGGATATGCGCTTTCCATTTTACCACTTC GTGGATGTCCGTGACGTTGCCAGAAGCCATGTAGATGCTTTGACGAACCCTGCAGCAGCTGGTCGACGAGTTTATCTTATTTCCGAACTCACGACACCCCAACTGGTACTCAATATTATTCGGAAACATTTTCCGTCCCTCAGAGAAAGAGTACCGGAAGGCAATCCTGCACAAACTCTGCCTGATGGGGTCCATCCAACTGGATGGGATACGCGCATTAGCCAGGACATCTTGGCCAAGGGAGCTGTCGACGGGCAATGGGGCTATATTAGTCTTGAGAAAAGTGTTCTTGATACGGTTCAGTTTATGATTGATAACAATCTAATATAA
- a CDS encoding uncharacterized protein (predicted protein): MAQKGLCWKEDEMGELVHTGTSSPDISVIRSLAMKHLPGSYDTMDVAFFAEGSFNKLYCVSSPHLPQDYLIRVALPVDPFFNRESEVATLAYIRKYTSIPVPKVLAFCSSSESELGFEWILMEKIGGVPLSDIWDEMPVEAKESLPTEICGYLKSHQDLQFIKIGSLYFSLVRERVGTRDFGETSAYPSLPIVVLSHLHINS; this comes from the exons ATGGCTCAGAAGGGTCTctgttggaaagaagacgaaATGGGCGAGCTTGTCCATACAGGGACAAGCTCGCCCGATATCTCTGTCATCAGATCCCTCGCAATGAAGCATCTGCCCGGAAGCTATGATACTATGGATGTTGCATTTTTCGCGGAAGGTTCCTTCAATAAGTTATACTGCGTCTCTTCGCCACACCTTCCACAGGACTACCTCATACGTGTCGCATTGCCGGTGGACCCCTTTTTTAATAGGGAGAGCGAGGTCGCTACGCTTGCATACATCCGCAAATACACATCGATCCCTGTGCCCAAGGTACTAGCATTTTGTTCATCATCAGAGAGCGAGCTTGGGTTTGAATGGATtctgatggagaagattgggGGTGTTCCCTTGTCAGATATTTGGGACGAGATGCCAGTTGAGGCAAAGGAAAGCTTGCCTACAGAGATCTGTGGATACCTCAAAAGTCACCAGGATCTTCAATTTATAAAAATTGGGAgtctttatttttctttagTTAGGGAACGAGTCGGCACTAGAGACTTCGGTG AGACAAGCGCCTATCCCTCTCTGCCGATCGTGGTCCTTTCCCATCTTCACATCAATTCATGA
- a CDS encoding uncharacterized protein (predicted protein), with translation MQFRSVIALVAFATAVTAAPCDSCDGGNSGDSGDSGKCSPNQELKCCTGLTQGLNLGILPALCLRTPELSHHPALSSSHFTTASNDTRAMSGGGVMRDSVNGYVLLRLGGDSLLPASRCTRIVLGPRCGN, from the exons ATGCAATTCCGCTCCGTTATCGCCCTTGTGGCTTTCGCTACTGCCGTCACCGCTGCTCCCTGTGACAGCTGTGATGGTGGCAACTCTGGCGACTCTGGTGACTCTGGCAAGTGCAGCCCTAACCAAGAACTGAAGTGCTGCACCGGTCTCACCCAAGGCCTGAACCTCGGCATCCTGCCGGCCCTGTGTCTTC GGACTCCTGAACTGTCTCACCATCCAGCTCTAAGTTCATCGCATTTCACCACCGCGAGTAACGATACACGGGCGATGTCCGGTGGGGGAGTGATGCGCGACTCGGTAAATGGATATGTCTTACTACGGTTGGGCGGTGACAGTCTTCTTCCAGCATCTAGGTGTACACGGATTGTCCTAGGTCCGAGGTGTGGAAATTGA
- a CDS encoding uncharacterized protein (predicted protein), giving the protein MASEIPNVKPPQGMPDEARRFSFYKDAEAKFKAPHWVEDEVKRLTLYKEAVAAIEFTKEELDNIMSELKSNPEEGEKDDRQAKLHRMLAHYIAPTVGSDFEIFNDSKIQRWQTAEIPDREKWHVMPAPAPSTPLRMIDVDTGDLVNTTSCGPLDQYCILSHTWKGDEITWDYLVKAKKSNFKSQSSEGDIEVAKDRSDIEAVSARSDKKAYKALERLQKCIATCRKPMDLKVPGLDFLENPSVDVVLQKYFQVQAAERDHARTSKEVQQVLDYYVSASWEASYYKSNWKSLGGKSSSHPDQHNTNEQDRNSLPRELKAVIDHLLSDAEQRQYAVSKDYDTAQGTLSECAAIKDFFRINRELVYAIEKLLRALYYRKSARKLQQTVNKAKGIFDECWSSKSGGRRYVWLDNCCIKKSDAGELTEALARMGEWYANAAFCLVHIDTPRSDTEWIQECNQILLPNGERPGDSAQSSVVKTYEGLWNKTKLKIEWATRGWTLQELVLSRVTYYFNENWEPLRRDVDAIGPYYYLVPFIEQYLRRPSTSPKVKGDVNLQDGIQKARELISKLGDIGLEVPMNLQKTTARGQIGRMVNLAAEKMAEDGRGALQTLCPHLDMSKVTARIDALNSVLGDIVAHLKPAIEADREHVRKIGRLSRLQNWWDGTDPVNSSARSIIAIASERNVTVPVDQVYSLMGILGVRFPVFPAEDIPKALCRLIDEVVVTSNDVSVFNWSGRYLGSPIRGRSLYPRSIEAFHQTDAAITEVRASIAQYLRGERLKRGRVTKSVLVRLRELMDTTTSIDRGCRILEKLQQLFECIKNAPFEAMVDCVNDMINIREELETNINREKANATRIKDLRQAQRDEQVEKVSARLRETVQEQGQKLKKVVPSSVMGIGRSMSKRLPRGILYDPYGGKNEASQDPPNPSSPSEKLEPVEWDGLRQSLEDFMKRLKQPKQEQQENHQNMQPAAEGKEPSQKPDRKMVCPNPIIVTSAGVRGVFDVQRVVVQMESPLTLRAKVHQAVDGEMIEGCCTISTGFSRVFVSFTCEKEILEEQLDITEVIERQLSKTRKGTGREKNAQSTQPGANDNPSPVKPNQEDTSDKAADDLEEWSTSEEPTRRHLYRMVQFVQEDNLRAIAGEWVLARFSDVEGADWFLCRFELGSGDEFYARRIATDAFTFENGIPEAGLIDIWQDYMAEQKRLMCSFLISSLKGKQHLHETDEALRKLEEKVDERWGEAFKNVREKDLPAKLVKELISKSTITEAGLLFNSIRPAIAGTPYLVFASYLQTKIHEDAIRKVPPILRGAVKAMGEERQRFPMMYHPSQNIHMF; this is encoded by the coding sequence ATGGCATCAGAAATCCCCAACGTCAAGCCCCCCCAAGGGATGCCGGACGAGGCTAGgcgcttttccttctacaaGGACGCAGAAGCGAAATTCAAGGCCCCTCACTGGGTTGAGGACGAGGTGAAACGGCTTACCCTCTACAAGGAGGCAGTAGCGGCAATAGAGTTCACTAAAGAGGAACTCGACAATATCATGAGCGAGCTGAAATCCAACCCCGAGGAGGGTGAGAAAGATGATCGTCAGGCAAAGTTGCATCGGATGCTGGCCCACTATATCGCCCCGACGGTCGGCTCCGACTTCGAGATTTTCAATGACTCCAAGATCCAGCGTTGGCAGACGGCTGAGATCCCCGACCGCGAGAAATGGCATGTCATGCCTGCGCCAGCGCCGAGTACCCCGCTGCGTATGATTGATGTCGACACCGGCGATTTGGTGAATACCACGAGCTGCGGCCCGCTCGATCAGTATTGTATTCTGTCCCATACATGGAAAGGCGACGAGATTACTTGGGATTATCTGGTTAAGGCGAAAAAGTCAAACTTTAAAAGCCAGTCGAGCGAGGGAGATATTGAAGTGGCCAAGGACAGAAGCGATATTGAGGCGGTCAGTGCTAGGAGCGATAAAAAGGCTTACAAGGCACTTGAAAGGCTCCAGAAATGTATCGCGACCTGCCGGAAGCCCATGGATCTCAAGGTCCCTGGGTTGGATTTCCTGGAGAACCCCAGTGTGGATGTGGTCTTACAGAAATACTTCCAAGTACAAGCCGCGGAGAGGGACCATGCAAGGACTTCTAAAGAAGTCCAACAAGTCCTGGACTACTACGTCAGTGCATCATGGGAGGCCAGTTACTACAAATCAAATTGGAAATCGCTGGGTGGAAAGTCATCGTCACATCCCGATCAACATAATACTAACGAGCAGGATAGGAACAGTCTTCCCAGAGAGCTAAAGGCTGTGATCGACCATCTCCTGTCGGATGCAGAGCAAAGACAATATGCAGTATCTAAAGACTACGATACGGCACAAGGAACGCTGTCCGAGTGTGCTGCGATCAAAGATTTCTTCAGGATCAATCGGGAACTCGTGTACGCGATCGAAAAGCTGCTGCGAGCACTGTACTATCGCAAATCTGCCCGGAAGCTCCAACAAACTGTGAACAAAGCGAAAGGGATTTTTGACGAGTGTTGGTCCTCCAAGAGTGGCGGCCGACGGTACGTTTGGCTGGATAACTGCTGCATCAAAAAGTCCGACGCAGGCGAATTGACCGAGGCTTTGGCGCGTATGGGAGAATGGTATGCGAATGCTGCCTTCTGCCTGGTCCATATTGATACCCCACGATCGGATACCGAATGGATCCAAGAGTGCAATCAGATCCTCCTGCCAAACGGGGAGAGGCCCGGTGACTCTGCTCAGTCGAGTGTCGTGAAGACATACGAAGGGCTATGGAACAAAACGAAGCTAAAGATCGAATGGGCCACCCGTGGCTGGACATTGCAGGAGCTCGTCCTGAGCCGAGTGACATATTACTTTAATGAGAATTGGGAGCCTCTACGTCGGGATGTTGATGCCATCGGCCCATACTACTATCTGGTCCCGTTTATCGAACAATATCTACGACGGCCTTCTACCTCGCCTAAGGTGAAGGGAGATGTAAATTTACAAGATGGTATTCAAAAGGCTCGGGAATTGATCTCGAAATTGGGCGATATTGGGCTGGAGGTACCTATGAATCTGCAAAAAACGACTGCAAGGGGCCAAATCGGTCGGATGGTTAACCTGGccgcggagaagatggctgaGGATGGACGAGGTGCTCTACAAACATTGTGTCCCCATCTGGATATGTCAAAGGTTACAGCCAGAATTGATGCACTGAACTCTGTCCTCGGGGATATCGTTGCCCACCTAAAGCCGGCGATTGAGGCCGACCGGGAGCATGTCCGAAAGATTGGACGACTATCCCGGCTCCAAAACTGGTGGGACGGAACTGACCCGGTGAATTCATCTGCACGGAGCATCATAGCGATAGCATCCGAACGGAACGTAACGGTTCCTGTCGACCAGGTGTATTCTCTCATGGGCATCTTGGGCGTGCGGTTTCCGGTGTTTCCCGCCGAAGACATCCCCAAAGCACTCTGCCGATTGATTGACGAAGTTGTGGTGACCTCTAACGATGTCTCCGTCTTTAATTGGAGTGGTAGGTATCTGGGGAGTCCCATCCGCGGGCGATCATTGTACCCCCGGAGCATCGAAGCCTTTCACCAGACGGACGCTGCCATAACGGAGGTCCGAGCAAGCATCGCTCAGTACCTCAGGGGTGAACGTTTGAAACGTGGCAGAGTAACAAAATCCGTGCTGGTGCGCCTACGAGAGCTGATGGACACGACAACCAGCATAGACAGAGGATGCCGTATCCTGGAAAAATTACAACAACTTTTTGAATGTATTAAGAATGCACCCTTTGAAGCGATGGTGGACTGTGTGAATGACATGATAAATATAAGGGAGGAACTGGAAACAAATATCAACCGCGAGAAAGCGAATGCTACCAGGATCAAAGATCTTCGACAAGCACAGCGCGACGAACAGGTAGAGAAGGTCAGTGCGAGATTGCGGGAAACGGTCCAGGAACAGGGccagaaactgaagaaggTTGTGCCATCGTCAGTGATGGGAATCGGCCGGTCGATGTCAAAGAGGCTCCCCAGGGGAATCCTCTACGACCCTTATGGAGGAAAAAATGAAGCCAGTCAAGATCCCCCCAACCCATCATCTCCGTCGGAGAAATTGGAACCTGTTGAATGGGATGGGCTACGTCAAAGCCTCGAAGATTTTATGAAGCGTCTAAAACAACCgaaacaagaacagcagGAAAACCATCAAAACATGCAGCCCGCTGCAGAGGGCAAAGAGCCCTCACAAAAGCCAGACCGGAAGATGGTGTGTCCTAATCCAATTATTGTGACATCCGCTGGGGTTCGTGGGGTCTTTGATGTCCAACGCGTGGTTGTCCAGATGGAAAGTCCACTGACACTCCGTGCCAAAGTTCACCAGGCAGTCGATGGGGAAATGATTGAAGGTTGCTGTACAATTAGTACAGGCTTCAGCCGTGTTTTCGTCAGCTTTACGTGCGAGAAGGAAATACTAGAGGAGCAGCTGGACATAACAGAGGTGATTGAGCGCCAGTTATCCAAAACGCGCAAGGGTACCGGTCGAGAAAAGAACGCCCAGTCAACCCAGCCAGGGGCAAACGATAACCCAAGCCCTGTTAAGCCCAACCAGGAAGATACTTCGGACAAGGCAGCCGACGACCTCGAGGAATGGTCAACATCAGAAGAGCCAACGCGAAGGCATTTGTACCGGATGGTGCAGTTTGTCCAAGAAGATAACCTGCGCGCAATTGCTGGCGAGTGGGTACTGGCTCGGTTCTCAGATGTAGAGGGGGCAGACTGGTTCCTGTGCCGTTTCGAGCTGGGTTCTGGCGATGAGTTCTATGCCCGTCGGATTGCTACCGATGCCTTTACCTTTGAAAATGGCATTCCAGAGGCAGGGCTAATCGACATTTGGCAGGATTACATGGCAGAGCAGAAGCGTCTCATGTGCAGCTTCTTAATTTCATCCCTGAAAGGTAAGCAACATCTACATGAAACAGATGAAGCTTTGAGGAAattagaagaaaaggtagACGAGCGATGGGGGGAAGCCTTCAAGAACGTCAGAGAGAAAGATTTGCCCGCCAAATTAGTCAAGGAACTGATCTCCAAGTCAACTATAACTGAGGCTGGTCTCCTCTTCAATTCCATCCGTCCCGCAATAGCTGGCACTCCTTACTTGGTGTTTGCCAGCTATCTACAGACAAAGATCCATGAGGATGCCATTCGAAAGGTCCCTCCCATCCTCCGTGGCGCAGTCAAAGCTATGGGTGAAGAAAGACAGCGGTTTCCGATGATGTACCACCCCTCCCAGAATATCCACATGTTCTGA